In the genome of Pseudomonas putida, one region contains:
- the dnaN gene encoding DNA polymerase III subunit beta, producing the protein MHFTIQREALLKPLQLVAGVVERRQTLPVLSNVLLVVQGQQLSLTGTDLEVELVGRVQLEEPAEPGEITVPARKLMDICKSLPSDVLIDIKVDEQKLLVKAGRSRFTLSTLPANDFPTVEEGPGSLTCNLEQSKLRRLIERTSFAMAQQDVRYYLNGMLLEVSTDTLRAVATDGHRLALCSMHAAIGQAERHQVIVPRKGILELARLLTEPEGMVSIVLGQHHIRATTGEFTFTSKLVDGKFPDYERVLPKGGDKLVIGDRQALREAFSRTAILSNEKYRGIRLQLASGQLKIQANNPEQEEAEEEISVDYSGSSLEIGFNVSYLLDVLGVMTTEQVRLILSDSNSSALLQEAGNDDSSYVVMPMRL; encoded by the coding sequence ATGCATTTCACCATTCAACGCGAAGCCCTGTTGAAACCCCTGCAACTGGTCGCAGGCGTCGTCGAGCGCCGCCAGACCTTGCCGGTCCTGTCCAATGTGCTGTTGGTCGTGCAAGGCCAGCAACTGTCGTTGACCGGTACCGACCTGGAAGTCGAGCTGGTTGGCCGTGTACAACTGGAAGAGCCGGCCGAGCCGGGCGAGATCACTGTCCCGGCGCGTAAGCTGATGGACATCTGCAAGAGCCTGCCGAGCGATGTCCTGATCGACATCAAGGTCGATGAGCAGAAGCTATTGGTCAAGGCTGGTCGCAGCCGTTTCACCCTGTCGACGCTGCCGGCCAATGACTTCCCGACCGTCGAGGAAGGCCCTGGCTCGCTGACCTGCAACCTGGAGCAAAGCAAGCTGCGTCGCCTGATCGAACGCACCAGCTTCGCCATGGCCCAACAGGACGTGCGTTACTACCTCAACGGCATGCTGCTGGAAGTTTCCACTGATACCCTGCGTGCTGTTGCTACCGACGGTCACCGTCTAGCGCTGTGCTCCATGCACGCCGCCATTGGCCAAGCCGAGCGCCACCAGGTCATCGTGCCACGCAAAGGTATCCTCGAACTGGCACGTCTACTGACTGAGCCGGAAGGTATGGTCAGCATCGTTCTGGGCCAGCATCACATTCGTGCGACCACCGGCGAGTTCACCTTCACCTCCAAACTGGTGGACGGCAAGTTCCCCGACTACGAGCGTGTACTGCCAAAAGGCGGTGACAAACTGGTGATCGGTGATCGCCAGGCTCTGCGTGAGGCCTTCAGCCGTACCGCGATCCTCTCCAACGAGAAGTACCGTGGGATCCGTTTGCAGCTGGCTTCCGGCCAGTTGAAGATTCAGGCAAACAACCCCGAGCAGGAAGAGGCCGAAGAAGAGATCAGCGTCGATTACAGCGGTAGCTCGCTGGAGATCGGTTTCAACGTGAGCTACTTGCTGGATGTGCTGGGCGTTATGACCACCGAGCAGGTTCGTCTGATCTTGTCCGACTCCAACAGCAGCGCCCTGCTTCAGGAAGCCGGCAATGATGACTCTTCCTACGTCGTCATGCCGATGCGTCTGTAA